A single genomic interval of Peribacillus sp. FSL H8-0477 harbors:
- the uvrB gene encoding excinuclease ABC subunit UvrB, with protein sequence MKDKFELVSKYTPQGDQPQAIQELVKGINEGKRYQTLLGATGTGKTFTVSNVIKEINKPTLVIAHNKTLAGQLYSEFKEFFPENAVEYFVSYYDYFQPEAYVPSTDTFIEKDASINDEIDKLRHSATSSLFERQDVIIIASVSCIYGLGSPEEYKEMLVSLRTGLEIDRNTLLHKLVDIQYERNDIAFQRGTFRVRGDVVEIFPASRDEQCVRIEFFGDEIDRIREVNALTGEITGERDHIAIFPASHFVTRAEKLKVAIKNIEAELEERLIELRENNKLLEAQRLEQRTRYDLEMMTEMGFCSGIENYSRHLTLRPPGSTPYTLIDYLPKDFLLIVDESHVSLPQIRGMFNGDQARKQVLVDHGFRLPSTKDNRPLRFEEFEEKVSQAIFVSATPGPYELEHTPEMVEQIIRPTGLLDPTIEVRPIEGQIDDLIGEINERVKRNERVLVTTLTKKMSEDLTDYLKEIGIKVQYLHSEVKTLERTEIIRELRMGKYDVLIGINLLREGLDIPEVSLVTILDADKEGFLRSERALIQTMGRAARNENGQVIMYADRMTNSMELAIQETTRRREIQEKYNQDHGITPKTIQKDIRDSIRATYAAEEQEEYAVPNYKTLTEKERVEVIASTEKQMKEAAKALDFERAAELRDLLIELKAEG encoded by the coding sequence GTGAAGGATAAATTCGAATTGGTTTCAAAATATACTCCCCAGGGAGATCAGCCGCAGGCTATACAGGAACTTGTTAAAGGGATTAACGAAGGCAAACGATACCAGACCCTTCTCGGTGCAACTGGTACAGGAAAAACATTCACCGTTTCAAATGTTATTAAAGAGATAAACAAACCAACGCTGGTTATTGCTCACAATAAGACATTAGCAGGACAGCTGTACAGCGAATTTAAAGAATTCTTTCCTGAAAATGCCGTTGAGTATTTTGTCAGCTACTACGATTACTTTCAGCCTGAAGCATATGTACCATCTACTGATACATTTATTGAAAAAGATGCGAGCATCAATGATGAGATTGATAAGCTCCGGCACTCTGCAACGTCTTCACTATTTGAACGTCAAGATGTCATCATTATTGCCAGTGTTTCTTGTATATACGGCCTCGGTTCACCAGAGGAATACAAAGAAATGCTTGTATCGCTGCGGACCGGCTTAGAAATTGACCGAAATACCTTACTGCATAAACTGGTAGATATTCAATACGAACGAAATGACATAGCTTTTCAGCGGGGGACTTTTAGAGTGCGTGGGGATGTTGTTGAAATTTTCCCGGCATCTCGTGACGAACAATGTGTTCGAATAGAATTTTTTGGTGATGAAATTGATCGTATTCGGGAAGTAAATGCACTTACAGGTGAAATTACAGGAGAACGAGATCATATTGCTATTTTTCCTGCTTCCCATTTCGTTACGCGGGCAGAAAAATTGAAAGTAGCCATAAAAAATATTGAAGCTGAGCTTGAAGAACGACTAATTGAATTACGGGAGAATAATAAACTTCTTGAGGCACAGCGTTTAGAGCAACGTACCCGTTATGATTTAGAAATGATGACTGAGATGGGCTTTTGTTCTGGAATCGAAAACTATTCGCGCCATCTTACACTACGCCCACCTGGGTCTACACCGTATACGTTAATTGATTACTTACCAAAGGATTTCCTGCTCATTGTGGACGAATCTCATGTGTCCCTGCCGCAAATACGTGGGATGTTTAATGGAGATCAGGCACGTAAACAGGTTCTAGTTGATCACGGTTTTCGGCTTCCATCTACAAAAGATAATCGTCCGCTCCGTTTTGAGGAGTTTGAGGAAAAAGTCAGCCAAGCTATTTTTGTCTCTGCTACACCTGGCCCATATGAGCTCGAGCATACGCCGGAAATGGTTGAACAGATCATTCGGCCGACAGGTCTCCTTGATCCGACAATAGAAGTCAGGCCGATAGAAGGCCAGATTGATGACTTAATTGGTGAAATTAATGAGCGCGTTAAACGAAACGAGCGGGTCTTGGTAACTACTTTAACGAAGAAGATGTCTGAAGACTTAACTGATTATTTAAAAGAAATTGGTATCAAGGTTCAATATCTTCATTCTGAGGTAAAGACTTTAGAAAGAACAGAAATTATTCGTGAGCTTAGAATGGGTAAGTATGATGTATTAATTGGGATCAATTTATTGCGTGAAGGGTTGGATATTCCTGAGGTATCGCTTGTAACCATTCTCGATGCGGATAAAGAAGGATTCCTCCGTTCTGAACGAGCTCTCATTCAAACAATGGGCCGGGCAGCGCGGAATGAAAACGGCCAAGTAATTATGTATGCCGATCGAATGACGAATTCCATGGAGCTGGCGATTCAGGAAACAACACGTCGCCGGGAAATTCAAGAAAAGTATAATCAAGACCATGGAATTACTCCGAAAACCATACAAAAAGACATTCGCGACTCGATTCGTGCAACATATGCTGCTGAAGAGCAGGAAGAATACGCTGTTCCAAATTATAAAACACTGACAGAAAAAGAACGCGTTGAAGTGATTGCAAGTACAGAGAAACAGATGAAGGAAGCGGCTAAAGCTCTTGATTTCGAGCGTGCAGCAGAACTTCGTGATTTATTAATAGAATTAAAGGCGGAAGGATGA
- a CDS encoding CsbA family protein — protein sequence MIKLLSALFLPCLLVMLFSRVTYNRYVGLGLTVALIAASAYKGYTHAWWLVIVDALSLTVGFYLSTRMMNRTIKSA from the coding sequence ATGATTAAGCTTTTATCTGCCCTTTTTCTTCCTTGCCTATTAGTGATGCTATTCTCTAGAGTTACCTATAACCGCTATGTAGGATTGGGTTTAACCGTTGCGTTAATCGCTGCTTCAGCCTATAAAGGGTATACGCATGCCTGGTGGCTGGTTATTGTTGATGCTTTGTCGTTGACAGTGGGCTTTTACCTTTCTACAAGAATGATGAATCGTACCATCAAGAGTGCCTGA